The following are from one region of the Ruficoccus sp. ZRK36 genome:
- a CDS encoding FAD-dependent oxidoreductase, which translates to MKPPLKFGPKQPYDVIVCGAGHAGCEAALAAARMGADTLLLTGNIDTIAQMSCNPAIGGQAKGHIVREIDALGGVMALNADTTAIQFRLLNASKGPAVQAPRAQCDKKAYQFRMKHIIELQPDLTLFQALVEGLIFEDDAVKGVRTNMGIEFYGKSVIVTTGTFLRGLMHIGNNRNEGGRLGDFTAKGLSGSLKEAGIELERLKTGTPPRILGSSIDFSVCEEQKGDEKPTRFAFYDTHFGEELFHVEQFEQNPEWDRRLFHVEQSHQRLLGWPPGADQVSCWETTTTGQTGEVIRQNLHLSPLYGGMIEGVGPRYCPSIEDKIVRFADKPTHKLFLEPEGRNTDEWYINGLSSSLPFEVQIEILHSVRGLEKAVMLRPAYAVEYDFAPPTQIFPSLESKKVSGLFFAGQINGTSGYEEAAGQGLLAGINAVQKLRGGEPLILGRHEGYLGVLVDDLVTKGTKEPYRMFTSRAEYRLLFNHGSAEVRLGGHAIELGLVGEGRAGRVREKLTQIEHWTDKLETTTTRGGTYGDLLRRNRNETESLLPADFLALPQATRDEVLYDICYRGYRERELRHIEKLKDIAKIKLPKDFDYTAIKGLRKESALKLDEIRPLDLAQAGRISGVNPADISLIMIALKARRG; encoded by the coding sequence ATGAAGCCACCACTGAAATTCGGGCCTAAACAGCCCTACGACGTCATTGTCTGCGGAGCCGGGCATGCTGGCTGCGAGGCTGCACTAGCCGCAGCACGCATGGGGGCTGATACCCTGCTCCTGACCGGCAATATCGATACAATTGCCCAAATGAGCTGTAATCCGGCCATCGGTGGCCAGGCCAAGGGGCATATCGTGCGTGAGATCGATGCCCTGGGCGGTGTCATGGCCCTGAATGCCGATACCACAGCCATCCAGTTTCGCCTGCTCAACGCCTCAAAGGGCCCTGCCGTGCAGGCACCACGTGCCCAATGCGATAAAAAGGCCTACCAGTTCCGCATGAAGCACATCATCGAGCTGCAGCCGGACCTCACCCTGTTTCAGGCGCTGGTCGAGGGGTTAATCTTCGAGGATGACGCGGTTAAGGGTGTTCGGACGAACATGGGCATCGAATTCTACGGTAAAAGCGTCATCGTCACCACGGGCACCTTCCTGCGCGGGCTGATGCACATCGGCAACAATCGCAACGAAGGCGGCCGACTGGGTGACTTTACCGCAAAAGGCCTGTCCGGCAGCCTTAAAGAGGCAGGGATTGAGCTCGAACGGCTTAAAACCGGTACGCCGCCGCGCATATTGGGCTCCAGCATCGACTTCAGCGTCTGTGAAGAGCAGAAGGGCGACGAGAAGCCCACGCGCTTCGCCTTCTACGACACCCATTTCGGGGAGGAATTGTTCCACGTGGAACAATTTGAGCAAAACCCAGAGTGGGATCGTCGATTGTTCCACGTGGAACAATCACACCAGCGACTCCTCGGCTGGCCACCTGGGGCTGACCAGGTATCCTGCTGGGAGACGACGACCACGGGGCAAACCGGCGAGGTCATCCGCCAGAACCTCCATCTATCTCCGCTCTACGGTGGCATGATCGAGGGGGTAGGGCCACGCTACTGTCCAAGCATCGAGGATAAGATCGTTCGTTTCGCAGACAAGCCCACCCATAAGCTCTTTTTAGAGCCTGAAGGTCGGAATACTGACGAATGGTACATCAATGGCCTATCCAGCAGCCTCCCATTCGAGGTACAGATCGAGATCCTTCACAGCGTACGTGGGCTGGAGAAAGCCGTGATGCTACGCCCCGCCTATGCCGTGGAGTATGATTTTGCCCCGCCGACCCAGATTTTTCCCTCCTTGGAGTCCAAAAAGGTCTCAGGTTTGTTCTTTGCTGGCCAAATCAATGGCACCTCAGGCTATGAGGAGGCAGCAGGGCAGGGGCTTTTAGCAGGTATCAACGCCGTCCAGAAGCTTCGCGGCGGGGAACCGCTGATCCTTGGCCGCCACGAGGGCTACCTCGGGGTACTGGTCGATGACCTGGTGACCAAGGGCACGAAGGAGCCCTACCGCATGTTCACCAGTCGCGCTGAGTACCGCCTGCTCTTTAATCACGGTAGCGCTGAGGTCCGACTAGGCGGCCACGCCATAGAGCTCGGACTCGTAGGAGAGGGCAGGGCAGGGCGCGTCCGTGAAAAGCTCACCCAGATCGAACACTGGACAGATAAGCTAGAAACGACCACGACCCGTGGGGGTACCTACGGCGACCTGCTGCGCAGGAACCGCAATGAGACGGAAAGCCTGCTACCAGCGGACTTTCTCGCCCTGCCGCAGGCTACCCGGGACGAAGTCCTGTACGACATCTGCTACCGCGGCTACCGAGAACGTGAGCTGCGGCACATCGAAAAGCTGAAAGACATAGCTAAAATCAAGCTCCCCAAGGACTTCGACTACACGGCGATCAAGGGCTTGCGCAAGGAAAGCGCCTTAAAGCTCGATGAAATCCGCCCGCTGGACCTCGCCCAGGCAGGCCGCATCAGCGGGGTCAACCCGGCCGACATCAGCTTGATCATGATCGCCCTCAAGGCTCGCCGAGGCTAG
- a CDS encoding response regulator transcription factor has protein sequence MNKDKKILVVDDEPDVTELLDYKLRQDGYRVSVINDPLMIMGTARSFHPDLVILDIMMPDLNGIQICRMLRADPVMKAVPVIFLTARGEAEDRIRGFETGADDYISKPFDTRELLLRVKALFKRLGQSAEANVEKEISIGKVVIDIEKHRLNVDGTDVDLTATEFKLLRLLMERKGRVQSRENLLVNVWNYEADIETRTVDTHIRRLREKLEDHAAIIETVRGVGYRAVDK, from the coding sequence GTGAACAAAGATAAGAAAATCCTCGTCGTTGACGATGAACCTGACGTAACCGAGCTGCTGGACTACAAGTTGCGGCAGGACGGGTACCGCGTCTCGGTCATCAACGACCCCTTGATGATCATGGGGACGGCTCGGTCGTTCCACCCCGACCTGGTCATCCTTGATATTATGATGCCTGACCTCAATGGCATCCAGATCTGCCGCATGCTGCGTGCCGACCCCGTGATGAAGGCCGTGCCCGTGATCTTTCTGACAGCACGCGGCGAGGCCGAGGACCGCATCCGTGGCTTTGAGACGGGTGCAGACGACTACATCAGCAAGCCGTTCGATACCCGTGAGCTCCTTTTGCGCGTCAAGGCCCTGTTTAAGCGCCTGGGCCAGAGCGCCGAGGCGAACGTGGAGAAGGAAATCTCCATCGGTAAAGTGGTCATCGACATCGAAAAGCACCGCCTGAACGTAGACGGCACCGATGTGGACCTGACTGCCACCGAGTTTAAGCTCCTGCGCCTGCTGATGGAGCGCAAGGGTAGGGTGCAGAGCCGCGAAAACCTTTTGGTCAATGTCTGGAACTACGAAGCCGATATCGAGACGCGCACCGTCGATACCCATATCCGACGCCTGCGCGAGAAGCTCGAGGACCATGCCGCGATCATCGAGACCGTGCGTGGCGTAGGTTACCGGGCAGTTGACAAGTAG
- the mnmE gene encoding tRNA uridine-5-carboxymethylaminomethyl(34) synthesis GTPase MnmE — protein sequence MPFGDTIVALSTPAGEAALALVRLSGPDCERLGRDCFGPKWEPTPRMAQLVKHKSLSGNTLDQCIALYFADDASYTGEPMLELSLHGSPLVVQLVLEDLLARGCRMAEAGEFTKTAFTNGKLDLSQAEAVADLIHARSTRALQVAQRQLAGAIGKQMDAYTQRLLRVQAELEAYIDFPEEDLPEEDQSGPISALQALTGDIKHLIDTQHYTTLLHEGVQTVILGAPNAGKSSLLNWLAGQDRVIVSATPGTTRDVVSERVVVDDYVLQLMDTAGLHTSADELERLGMEKTIQWLDKADFFLVVIDSAAPSPTLPQAVLDKVQAANALVIENKGDLPDSTDKTDFLPDCRHIRLSLKTGKGCEHLKSALTEALSAGHIVPNDDELVVSARHAAALTRAVEALETTLLRLTEGAPPELAASDLRLAVEAFGEVVGKIDNEVMLDQLFASFCIGK from the coding sequence ATGCCATTCGGAGATACCATAGTTGCCCTGTCCACACCGGCCGGGGAAGCCGCCCTCGCCCTCGTCCGCCTGTCCGGCCCGGACTGTGAGCGCCTGGGGCGTGATTGCTTCGGCCCCAAATGGGAGCCAACCCCACGCATGGCCCAGCTGGTTAAGCACAAATCACTATCCGGCAACACCTTAGACCAATGCATAGCGCTCTACTTTGCCGATGACGCCAGCTATACCGGTGAGCCGATGCTTGAGCTCAGCCTCCATGGTAGCCCGCTTGTGGTTCAGCTCGTGCTTGAGGATCTGCTGGCCCGAGGCTGCCGGATGGCCGAAGCGGGCGAGTTCACGAAAACGGCTTTTACCAACGGCAAACTCGACCTCAGCCAGGCTGAGGCCGTCGCCGACTTGATCCATGCCCGCAGCACCCGCGCCCTGCAGGTCGCCCAACGCCAACTGGCTGGCGCCATCGGCAAGCAGATGGACGCCTATACCCAGCGGCTTCTGCGCGTACAGGCCGAACTGGAGGCCTATATCGACTTCCCCGAGGAGGATTTACCCGAAGAGGACCAGAGCGGACCGATATCCGCTCTACAGGCCTTGACGGGCGACATCAAGCATCTCATTGATACCCAGCATTATACCACTCTCCTACACGAGGGCGTTCAGACTGTCATCCTCGGTGCCCCCAATGCCGGCAAGAGCAGTCTGCTCAACTGGCTGGCGGGGCAGGACCGCGTCATTGTTAGCGCGACCCCCGGCACTACCCGCGATGTCGTTTCTGAGCGTGTCGTGGTTGACGATTATGTTCTGCAGTTGATGGATACCGCCGGGCTGCATACCTCGGCTGATGAGCTTGAGCGCCTGGGCATGGAGAAGACCATCCAATGGCTCGATAAAGCAGACTTCTTCCTCGTCGTCATCGACAGTGCTGCGCCCTCCCCCACCCTCCCACAGGCTGTCTTGGATAAAGTCCAGGCTGCGAACGCTCTCGTGATCGAGAACAAGGGTGATTTGCCCGACAGTACGGACAAAACCGACTTTTTACCCGACTGCCGCCACATTCGGCTTTCCCTGAAGACAGGCAAAGGCTGTGAGCACCTCAAAAGTGCCCTGACCGAGGCTCTGTCTGCCGGTCACATCGTCCCCAATGACGACGAGCTGGTCGTCAGTGCCCGCCATGCTGCCGCCCTCACCCGCGCGGTGGAGGCCCTGGAGACAACTCTACTACGCCTGACCGAGGGCGCGCCGCCCGAGCTGGCCGCCTCAGACCTGCGTCTGGCCGTGGAAGCCTTTGGCGAGGTCGTGGGTAAAATTGACAATGAGGTCATGCTGGATCAGCTTTTTGCTTCTTTTTGCATCGGAAAATGA
- a CDS encoding ATP-binding protein has product MEVIVLLLAVWVLVLLVRLARLRTLLRKSAEAIEDRKSLLLNEKGNWPKRYYLDRLAREINTLTDIRRHTERREESYLHQIETALENLIEAVLVVNDENQLIMANPAARRLLRIEGRTEGKRVESYLQSPQFLELMKRIRAGEYSGFQEIDLVRGKSSHTFEITGAPISSIDPQAPDMTLFVLHDITRLKVLEGIRKEFVANVSHELRTPVTIIKGYSDTLLEDQDTLSPEEMARFLAKIQKNVDRLHLLLEDLLVLSRLEWGTESVSKEPYSLPQIIRELQENIQPRLDAGGQRVLLDVDPMIDRLMIDPIKISRVFQNVCDNITRYAKGFTKIQIRAHFEDGRIRVSIEDDGCGIPSSDLSHIFERFYRVDKGRSRELGGTGLGLSIVKHIIQLHGGEVSAHSVEGEGTRIEFTLPDTSAEADARVSRKRRISQPADPNV; this is encoded by the coding sequence ATGGAGGTCATCGTATTGCTTTTGGCGGTCTGGGTGCTGGTGTTGCTGGTGCGCTTGGCACGGCTGCGCACGCTCTTGCGTAAGTCCGCCGAGGCCATCGAGGATCGCAAGTCATTGCTGTTAAACGAGAAGGGGAACTGGCCGAAGCGCTACTACCTGGACCGTCTGGCACGTGAGATCAACACCCTGACGGATATCCGCCGCCACACCGAGCGCCGCGAGGAGAGCTATCTGCACCAGATTGAGACGGCTCTGGAAAACCTGATCGAGGCCGTGCTGGTCGTAAATGACGAAAACCAGCTCATCATGGCCAACCCCGCCGCCCGCCGCCTGCTGCGCATAGAGGGGCGCACCGAGGGTAAACGCGTGGAGAGCTATCTGCAGAGCCCGCAGTTCCTGGAGCTGATGAAGCGCATACGCGCCGGTGAGTACAGTGGCTTTCAGGAGATCGACCTCGTACGGGGTAAGAGCTCGCACACCTTTGAGATTACCGGCGCCCCGATTTCGAGTATCGACCCCCAGGCGCCAGACATGACGCTGTTTGTGCTGCACGACATCACCCGCCTGAAGGTCCTCGAAGGCATCCGCAAGGAGTTCGTGGCCAATGTCTCCCACGAACTGCGCACGCCCGTCACGATCATCAAGGGCTATTCGGACACCCTCTTGGAAGACCAGGACACCCTGAGCCCGGAGGAAATGGCCCGCTTTCTGGCCAAGATCCAGAAGAACGTCGATCGGCTACACCTGCTGCTGGAGGACCTGCTGGTGCTCTCCCGGCTGGAGTGGGGGACTGAGTCGGTCTCCAAGGAGCCATACTCGCTGCCGCAGATCATCCGCGAGCTCCAGGAGAATATCCAGCCGCGGCTCGACGCCGGTGGCCAGCGCGTCCTGCTGGACGTAGACCCGATGATCGACCGGCTGATGATCGATCCGATCAAGATTTCGCGTGTCTTTCAGAATGTTTGCGACAATATCACCCGCTATGCCAAGGGCTTTACCAAGATACAGATACGCGCTCACTTCGAAGACGGGCGCATCCGGGTGTCGATCGAAGACGATGGCTGCGGCATCCCCAGCAGCGATCTTTCGCACATTTTCGAGCGTTTTTACCGCGTGGACAAAGGCCGTTCGCGCGAACTGGGAGGGACGGGCCTGGGCTTGAGCATCGTGAAGCACATCATCCAGCTCCACGGGGGCGAAGTCTCTGCGCACAGCGTGGAGGGCGAGGGCACCCGCATCGAGTTCACACTGCCCGATACCAGCGCCGAGGCCGACGCACGCGTCAGCCGCAAGCGCCGCATATCCCAGCCTGCCGACCCCAATGTCTGA